GAAGAATTTTATCAATCTGAGTCAATTATATTAAAATGATACAACTGCATTAAGAATAGTCTCGACCTGTTGACTGTtttaaggttaaaaaaaaaaaagctttgctCTTTTGACTGTTGACTCCCCAATCAGTCGGTTTTGTTTTAACCGCGACATGCAATATGCAGGGGCCCCGCATTTGCTCACAGGCTCACATGCCTGCGCGAGTAATCCAAAGCACGAGTCATCCAAATTAAGTCCAAACCGAGATGACTTGGTTGAAtttcagcagcagcaaccacCGACTCGATGCATGCCAGCCACAATCCTCGCCACCGCGCGCGACGTGACACGCCAAGCTCTACCTAGCTAGCGTGCTCCATGTCCATCACTAGCTAGCTTCAGTGACGGCCTCTCGCCTCCACCAATGGCCTATAAATCCAGGCTCCCAGCTCGTCTTCTTCCCTCGCACaccagctagctatagctaagcCCCCCAAGAGACATCGAGAGCGagatcgccatggccgccgccgccgccaagaacgGCCGCATTGCCGTCGCCGCGCTCCTCCTGGCGGCGCTGGCCCTGTCCGCGCAGctcgcgccggccgcggcgTGCTCCTACTGCCCGACGCCgaagccgcctccgccgccgccgccggcgccgtccggcgtcccgtgcccgccgccgccgtacaccCCCACCccggcgacgccgacggggAAGTGCCCGGTGAACACGCTGAAGCTGCTGGCGTGCGTGGACGCGCTGAACGGGCTGGTGCACGCGGTGGTCGGCGCCAAGGCCAGCGACACCTGCTGCCCGCTGCTGTCCGGCGTCGCCGACCTCGACGCCGCGCTCTGCCTCTGCACCGCCATCAAGGCCAAGGCGCTCGGCGTCAGCCTCGTCCTCCCCGTTGCCATCTCCGTGCTCGTCAACGAGTGCGGCAAGCACGTCCCCTCCAGCTTCCAGTGCCCATCATAAATCACCTCAATTATGTATgatcactaattaattaataatcacCTACTGCATCTGat
This window of the Oryza sativa Japonica Group chromosome 4, ASM3414082v1 genome carries:
- the LOC107278293 gene encoding 36.4 kDa proline-rich protein codes for the protein MAAAAAKNGRIAVAALLLAALALSAQLAPAAACSYCPTPKPPPPPPPAPSGVPCPPPPYTPTPATPTGKCPVNTLKLLACVDALNGLVHAVVGAKASDTCCPLLSGVADLDAALCLCTAIKAKALGVSLVLPVAISVLVNECGKHVPSSFQCPS